One window of the Salvelinus alpinus chromosome 13, SLU_Salpinus.1, whole genome shotgun sequence genome contains the following:
- the LOC139537065 gene encoding proteasome subunit beta type-6-like, with amino-acid sequence MAAYMSANHSENAFSTHDFVPEWAQEEVSTGTTIMAVEFDGGVVIGADSRTTTGAYIANRVTDKLTPIHDHIFCCRSGSAADTQAVADAVTYQLGFHSIELDEPPLVQTAANLFKQMCYRYREELMAGIIVAGWDKRRGGQVYTVPMGGMIVRQPVSVGGSGSSYIYGFMDSNYKPGMTKEECLHFCTQALALAMERDGSSGGVARLAAITEEGLERLVVLGNQLPKFSNA; translated from the exons ATGGCTGCGTACATGTCAGCGAACCATTCAGAAAATGCTTTTAGTACACATGATTTTGTACCAGAATGGGCACAAGAAGAAGTTAGCACTGGG ACAACCATAATGGCTGTGGAGTTTGATGGAGGGGTTGTGATTGGTGCTGACTCCCGAACAACAACAGG CGCTTACATTGCCAATCGAGTTACTGACAAGTTGACTCCCATTCACGACCACATCTTCTGCTGCCGCTCTGGGTCTGCAGCTGACACACAGGCTGTTGCTGATGCAGTCACCTACCAGCTGGGCTTTCACAG TATTGAGCTGGATGAGCCTCCACTTGTGCAAACGGCAGCCAACCTCTTCAAGCAGATGTGctacagatacagagaggagcTGATGGCTGGCATCATTGTGGCTGGCTGGGACAAAAGAAGGGGTGGACAG GTGTACACAGTCCCAATGGGAGGGATGATAGTGAGGCAGCCAGTGTCAGTAGGGGGTTCTGGCAGCTCCTACATCTATGGCTTCATGGATTCTAACTACAAGCCTGGAATGACCAAGGAAGAGTGCCTTCACTTCTGTACGCAGG CCCTGGCGCTTGCCATGGAGCGGGACGGTTCTAGTGGAGGAGTGGCCCGTCTGGCAGCCATCACAGAGGAGGGCCTGGAGAGACTGGTTGTTTTGGGAAACCAGCTGCCCAAATTCTCCAACGCATAG